A genomic region of Streptosporangium lutulentum contains the following coding sequences:
- a CDS encoding peptidase domain-containing ABC transporter, which yields MRHRVPVRLQMTRTECGAACLAMVLSYHGRDTSVSGCRDLLDPGRDGVSPASLVAAAEQHGMRATVERVEDLLATPLENPVIAYWEKHHYVVVERAGRTRVRVVDPAKGRRSLSREEFAEQYGGVVIDARPGEDFVRRHTPLRRRMLMRYLREFIGVAGGRRILLGILLLAAALQVLGLSLPLATKVVVDHLVPDGRHDLLGVLGAAVLGITVMQGALSVLRSRMLLRLRALADEQLTGRFVTHLLRLPLGFFLQRSRGDLLMRLSSVSTGREAVTQHALTMCLDGLLLIVYVTTLTFISPWYVLIVGTLAALQICLMLSSYNRVSVLTQRELTARAEEQGYLIEALQAMLPVKANGVETQARRRWHELFGAYQVAMLRRGRATSWFEGGQTALSMLAPLSLLWCGVWLVLSGQMSLGSMLAANTLAMSVLSPLMAFVGVIQLLSMLRGQIERIYDVFDSAPEASGDQLLPGGRPVSVQARDVTFRYAPESPPVVRSVSFTVPAGAKLGVVGRTGSGKSTLALLVLGLLRAEAGTIRHDGIAVDDLDVGELRRGCGAVLQELSLFNGTIRDNITLGSPDATDADVADAATMAGLHEDVLRLPMGYRTTVGEGGASLSAGQRQRVALARALVHRPRLLILDEATSHLDPETERRVDAALSALRVTRIVISHRLSAIRNADEIVVMREGRVAERGKHEELVNRPGVYHELFADVTTFENAGVAHPALP from the coding sequence GTGCGCCACCGTGTTCCCGTCCGCCTCCAGATGACCCGTACCGAGTGCGGCGCGGCATGCCTCGCCATGGTGCTCAGCTACCACGGCAGGGACACGTCGGTCTCCGGGTGCCGGGACCTGCTCGATCCCGGCCGCGACGGCGTCTCGCCGGCGAGTCTCGTCGCGGCGGCCGAACAGCACGGGATGCGGGCCACCGTGGAGCGCGTCGAGGACCTGCTCGCGACGCCGCTGGAGAACCCCGTCATCGCCTACTGGGAGAAGCACCACTACGTCGTGGTGGAGCGGGCCGGCCGGACCCGGGTACGCGTCGTCGATCCCGCGAAAGGACGGCGCTCCCTCTCCCGCGAGGAGTTCGCCGAGCAGTACGGCGGGGTTGTGATCGATGCCCGGCCCGGAGAGGACTTCGTCCGGCGCCACACCCCGCTGCGGCGGAGAATGCTCATGCGATACCTGCGCGAGTTCATCGGCGTGGCCGGCGGGCGCCGCATCCTGCTCGGCATCCTGCTCCTGGCCGCCGCCCTGCAGGTGCTCGGGCTGTCGCTGCCGTTGGCCACCAAGGTGGTCGTCGACCATCTGGTGCCCGACGGACGCCACGACCTGCTCGGGGTGCTGGGCGCCGCGGTCCTCGGGATCACCGTCATGCAGGGAGCGCTGAGCGTCCTCCGGTCCCGGATGCTGCTCAGGCTCCGGGCGCTCGCGGACGAACAGCTGACCGGCCGGTTCGTCACCCACCTGTTACGCCTGCCGCTCGGCTTCTTCCTTCAGCGAAGCCGGGGAGACCTGTTGATGCGGCTCAGCAGCGTGTCGACGGGCCGGGAGGCGGTCACCCAGCACGCGCTGACGATGTGCCTGGACGGGCTGCTGCTCATCGTGTACGTCACGACCCTCACCTTTATCAGCCCCTGGTACGTATTGATCGTCGGCACGCTCGCGGCCCTGCAGATCTGCCTGATGCTCAGCTCTTACAACCGGGTGAGCGTCCTCACGCAGCGGGAGCTGACCGCCCGCGCCGAGGAGCAGGGCTACCTGATCGAGGCGCTCCAGGCGATGCTTCCGGTCAAAGCCAACGGGGTGGAGACGCAGGCGCGGCGGCGCTGGCACGAGCTGTTCGGCGCCTACCAGGTGGCCATGCTGCGCCGAGGCCGGGCCACCTCCTGGTTCGAGGGCGGCCAGACGGCGCTGTCCATGCTCGCTCCCCTCTCCCTGCTGTGGTGCGGTGTGTGGCTGGTGCTGAGCGGTCAGATGTCCCTGGGCTCCATGCTCGCCGCCAACACGCTGGCCATGTCGGTGCTCTCGCCGTTGATGGCGTTCGTGGGCGTCATCCAGCTTCTCTCCATGCTTCGCGGCCAGATCGAGCGCATCTACGACGTGTTCGACTCGGCGCCCGAGGCCAGCGGTGACCAGTTGCTCCCCGGCGGCAGGCCGGTCTCCGTACAGGCGCGCGACGTCACCTTCCGGTACGCGCCGGAGTCGCCGCCCGTGGTCAGGAGCGTGTCGTTCACCGTGCCCGCCGGGGCCAAGCTCGGCGTCGTCGGGCGTACCGGTTCAGGGAAGAGCACGCTGGCCCTGCTGGTACTCGGCCTGCTGCGGGCCGAGGCGGGCACGATCCGCCACGACGGCATCGCCGTCGACGACCTCGACGTCGGCGAGCTGCGCCGTGGATGCGGCGCGGTGCTTCAGGAGCTGTCCCTGTTCAACGGCACGATCCGCGACAACATCACGCTCGGCAGCCCGGATGCCACGGACGCCGACGTCGCCGACGCCGCCACCATGGCGGGACTGCACGAGGACGTCCTGCGCCTGCCCATGGGGTATCGGACCACCGTCGGCGAAGGCGGGGCATCGCTGTCGGCGGGGCAGCGCCAGCGCGTGGCGCTCGCCCGTGCGCTGGTCCACAGGCCCAGGCTGCTCATCCTCGACGAGGCGACGAGCCACCTCGACCCCGAGACCGAACGGCGCGTCGACGCGGCGCTGTCGGCGCTGCGGGTGACCAGGATCGTCATCTCGCATCGGCTCAGCGCCATCCGGAACGCCGACGAGATCGTGGTCATGCGGGAAGGCCGGGTGGCCGAGCGCGGGAAACACGAGGAACTGGTGAACAGGCCCGGCGTCTACCACGAGCTTTTCGCCGATGTGACCACCTTCGAGAACGCCGGAGTCGCGCACCCGGCTCTCCCCTAG
- a CDS encoding type 2 lanthipeptide synthetase LanM family protein: protein MPQAGSVDARSPVPGSPAQDTAAVLPPHWWAAGLTLAERLRLSGQPARPAQDERLERARRRLGRWRESPGLGKDGYFARLLDERGLDTDRLLALLAEDPRDLADRAAPTTGRPAWAETVEAVLRAMPAESAMRPEEIPPSDEESAWQLGFMKIVSPFLRVAVGRLVAAVHDDGMDDLVDVHHLSHQLATQLGQQLTTLAGRTLVLELNVMRVTDRLRGETARERFWSFVEHYSTRDALAGLMSEYVVLARLLAQACDQAVEAYHELLVRLAEDRAEIVTSVLGGEDPGRLVEVHMGGTGDLHQGGRSVGLLRFADGARLVYKPRPLAVHRHVNDVIRWLDERLPGYGLRSLVVVDRGRYGWVEFVEHSPCENVDGARLFYRRQGALLALLYALDGADFHYENLIANGDQPVLVDLEAVFHPRVPRPSGLDWMNGDPAVSVLTESVSRIGLLPSVLWGEDGDAIDMGGVGGDAGQPLPFKVVGWGGSGTDEMHLTRENILFPGSQNRPSVDGHVVNPAHFVSELISGFRDGYEAIVAHRSELVGPGGLLERFADDEIRVVMRATRLYGTLLLESTHPDVLRDALDRERVFDFLWGFAADDPIRRPLVPVESEELWSGDIPMFTTRPATRDLWNGRGVRMPGVLDHDSLTHAMDKVRAMGARDRAQQEWIIEASMATRPDQAALVGAGPVPVPVEPAVPPSPVALDHERVLAAVRGIADQVAAIAHADGSRVNWLGIDLIQESQWMVNPLRLDLYSGIPGVALFLAQAASVLGDDRYADLARRALTPLPEIVDSVVNAPAGTPMTTCGPFSGYGGLAYALTHLTRELGDPSLGDAIEPLVTSLTESIPIDEMFDVIGGSAGALCALLAVHEATGLPVALRLARACADRLVETARPQRRGVAWPGAISSSLPLTGFSHGGAGIGWALSRFAATPDGATAGARYAETARAAFAYERDLYDPRVRNWPDYRDIPGERADDTAPASMQAWCHGAPGIGLARADLLRRGVADGLAADAQALTADLDLALASFLASPAALGGHSLCHGELGNLELVTTMIAAGRTDLVEARDRRLGVVLDQLESGPRCGTPAGVPTPGLMSGLAGIGHGLLRHAFPDRVPSVLLLEPPIG, encoded by the coding sequence ATGCCCCAGGCTGGTTCTGTCGACGCGCGGTCACCTGTCCCCGGTTCACCGGCTCAGGACACGGCGGCCGTGCTGCCACCGCACTGGTGGGCGGCGGGCCTCACGTTGGCGGAGCGGCTCCGGCTGTCCGGACAGCCCGCGCGACCGGCGCAGGACGAGCGCCTGGAGCGGGCACGGCGCAGGCTGGGGCGCTGGAGGGAATCTCCCGGGCTGGGGAAGGACGGCTACTTCGCCAGGCTGCTGGACGAACGTGGACTGGACACCGACAGGCTGCTCGCGCTGCTCGCGGAGGACCCGAGGGACCTCGCCGACCGGGCGGCGCCGACGACGGGCCGACCGGCCTGGGCCGAGACGGTCGAGGCGGTGCTCCGCGCGATGCCCGCCGAGTCCGCGATGCGTCCCGAGGAGATTCCTCCGTCGGATGAGGAGTCGGCCTGGCAGCTCGGCTTCATGAAGATCGTCTCCCCGTTCCTCCGCGTCGCCGTCGGCCGCCTCGTCGCCGCCGTGCATGACGACGGAATGGACGATCTGGTCGACGTGCACCATCTGAGCCATCAGCTGGCCACGCAACTGGGGCAGCAACTGACCACGCTGGCAGGCCGCACGCTGGTTCTGGAGCTGAACGTGATGCGCGTCACCGATCGGCTGCGCGGCGAGACGGCGCGGGAACGGTTCTGGTCCTTTGTCGAGCACTACTCCACCAGGGACGCGCTGGCGGGCTTGATGTCCGAGTACGTGGTCCTGGCGCGGCTGCTCGCCCAGGCCTGCGACCAGGCGGTGGAGGCGTACCACGAGCTGCTGGTCAGGCTGGCCGAAGACCGTGCCGAGATCGTCACCTCGGTGCTCGGCGGCGAGGATCCCGGCCGTCTGGTGGAGGTGCACATGGGCGGGACCGGCGACCTGCACCAGGGCGGTCGGTCGGTGGGGCTGCTGCGGTTCGCCGACGGTGCCCGCCTGGTGTACAAGCCGCGTCCGCTGGCGGTGCACCGGCACGTGAACGACGTGATCCGCTGGCTGGACGAGCGCCTTCCGGGCTACGGCCTGCGGTCCCTCGTCGTCGTGGACCGCGGCCGGTACGGCTGGGTGGAGTTCGTCGAGCACAGCCCCTGCGAGAACGTCGACGGGGCCCGCTTGTTCTACCGCCGCCAAGGCGCCCTGCTGGCACTGCTCTACGCCCTCGACGGAGCCGACTTCCACTACGAGAACCTCATCGCGAACGGGGACCAGCCGGTCCTGGTGGACCTCGAGGCGGTGTTCCACCCGAGAGTTCCGCGCCCTTCGGGGCTGGACTGGATGAACGGCGACCCGGCCGTCTCCGTGCTGACGGAGTCCGTTTCCCGTATCGGGTTGCTGCCGTCCGTCCTGTGGGGCGAGGACGGCGACGCCATCGACATGGGCGGGGTGGGGGGCGACGCGGGACAGCCGCTGCCGTTCAAGGTCGTCGGCTGGGGCGGCTCCGGGACCGACGAGATGCACCTCACCCGCGAGAACATCCTCTTCCCCGGCAGCCAGAACCGCCCGAGCGTCGACGGCCACGTGGTCAACCCCGCGCACTTCGTGAGCGAGCTGATCTCCGGGTTCCGGGACGGGTACGAGGCCATCGTCGCCCACCGTTCCGAGCTGGTCGGCCCCGGCGGCCTGCTGGAACGCTTCGCCGACGACGAGATCCGCGTGGTGATGCGGGCGACCCGGCTCTACGGAACGCTGCTCTTGGAGTCCACCCATCCGGATGTGCTGCGCGACGCCCTCGACCGTGAGCGCGTCTTCGACTTCCTCTGGGGGTTCGCGGCCGACGATCCGATCCGTCGCCCGCTGGTGCCCGTCGAGAGCGAGGAGCTGTGGTCGGGGGACATCCCGATGTTCACCACCCGCCCGGCGACGCGAGACCTGTGGAACGGCCGGGGCGTGAGAATGCCCGGCGTGCTGGACCACGACAGTCTGACGCACGCGATGGACAAGGTCCGGGCGATGGGGGCGCGCGACCGGGCCCAGCAGGAGTGGATCATCGAGGCGTCGATGGCGACCCGCCCCGACCAGGCCGCCCTCGTCGGCGCCGGCCCGGTTCCGGTTCCGGTTGAGCCGGCCGTTCCCCCGTCTCCCGTGGCGCTCGACCACGAGCGTGTCCTCGCCGCCGTGCGAGGCATCGCGGACCAGGTGGCCGCGATCGCGCACGCCGACGGCTCGCGGGTGAACTGGCTCGGCATCGATCTCATTCAGGAATCCCAGTGGATGGTCAATCCGCTACGGCTCGACCTCTACAGCGGGATTCCCGGTGTCGCGTTGTTCCTGGCCCAGGCCGCGTCCGTCCTCGGTGACGATCGCTACGCCGACCTGGCCCGCCGCGCCCTGACACCGTTGCCGGAGATCGTCGACTCTGTCGTGAACGCACCGGCCGGTACCCCCATGACGACGTGCGGCCCGTTCTCCGGATACGGCGGTCTGGCGTACGCGCTCACGCACCTGACGCGGGAACTCGGCGACCCCTCCCTGGGAGACGCGATCGAACCGCTGGTGACCTCACTGACCGAATCCATCCCGATCGACGAGATGTTCGACGTCATCGGCGGCTCCGCCGGCGCTCTCTGCGCGTTGCTGGCCGTACACGAGGCGACGGGGCTGCCCGTCGCCCTACGGCTGGCACGCGCGTGCGCCGACCGCCTGGTCGAGACCGCTCGACCGCAACGGCGAGGTGTCGCCTGGCCGGGCGCGATATCGTCCTCCCTGCCCCTCACCGGCTTCTCGCACGGGGGCGCCGGCATCGGCTGGGCGCTGTCACGCTTCGCCGCGACGCCGGACGGCGCCACGGCGGGTGCGCGCTACGCCGAGACCGCGCGTGCCGCCTTCGCCTACGAACGTGACCTGTACGACCCGCGCGTCCGCAACTGGCCCGATTATCGGGACATTCCCGGAGAACGCGCCGACGACACGGCGCCCGCTTCCATGCAGGCGTGGTGTCACGGCGCGCCGGGCATCGGCCTGGCCCGCGCCGACCTGCTGCGGCGGGGGGTCGCCGACGGTCTCGCGGCCGACGCCCAGGCGCTGACGGCCGATCTCGATCTCGCGCTGGCATCGTTCCTGGCCAGTCCGGCGGCGCTGGGCGGGCACAGCCTCTGCCACGGGGAACTCGGCAACCTCGAACTGGTCACCACGATGATCGCCGCCGGCCGTACCGACCTGGTCGAAGCGCGCGACCGTCGCCTCGGGGTGGTGCTGGACCAGCTCGAATCCGGCCCGCGTTGCGGCACACCTGCCGGAGTGCCCACTCCCGGCCTGATGAGCGGGCTCGCCGGCATCGGGCACGGCCTGCTGCGCCACGCCTTCCCTGACCGGGTGCCGTCGGTGCTCCTCCTTGAACCGCCGATCGGCTGA
- a CDS encoding protein phosphatase 2C domain-containing protein: MRITYETAAAPGRPHNEDYVIGGPTWVAVLDGATAPAGVDSGCRHDVPWLVTRLGGALAHRLATRPKESLPVVVADAIRATMTAHAGTCDLTNPDSPSSTVAVLRERDGLVDYLVLCDSPIVLRRTDGTLTLIDDDRTDRLPGGRPYGLELVRSSRNRAGGFWVASTVPEAAYEALTGSAELGTVSGALLVTDGVTRLMEWYDLSWEQAVITAATAGPAELIAQVRREETRRGTPGLAKRHDDATAAWVSW, encoded by the coding sequence GTGCGCATCACCTACGAGACCGCGGCGGCGCCCGGTCGCCCGCACAACGAGGACTACGTGATCGGCGGCCCGACGTGGGTCGCCGTTCTCGACGGTGCCACGGCCCCGGCCGGGGTCGACTCCGGCTGCCGGCATGACGTCCCGTGGCTGGTCACCCGGCTCGGCGGTGCGCTGGCCCACCGGCTCGCGACACGGCCCAAGGAGAGCCTGCCCGTTGTCGTGGCCGACGCCATCCGGGCGACGATGACGGCCCATGCCGGCACCTGCGATCTGACCAACCCTGACAGCCCGTCCTCCACGGTGGCGGTCCTGCGCGAGCGTGACGGGCTGGTGGACTACCTGGTGCTGTGCGACTCGCCCATCGTGCTCCGGCGCACGGACGGCACGCTCACCCTGATCGACGACGACCGCACCGACCGTCTCCCCGGCGGGCGCCCGTACGGTCTCGAACTGGTCCGCTCGTCGCGGAACCGGGCGGGAGGATTCTGGGTCGCCTCCACGGTGCCGGAAGCCGCGTACGAGGCGCTGACGGGGTCGGCCGAACTGGGCACGGTGAGCGGCGCGCTGCTGGTCACCGACGGCGTGACGCGGCTGATGGAGTGGTACGACCTCTCCTGGGAACAGGCGGTGATCACGGCTGCCACCGCCGGACCCGCGGAGCTGATCGCCCAGGTGCGGCGAGAGGAGACGCGGAGGGGCACGCCGGGCCTCGCGAAGCGGCACGATGACGCGACGGCGGCGTGGGTCTCCTGGTGA